In one Candidatus Nitronereus thalassa genomic region, the following are encoded:
- a CDS encoding pilus assembly protein, whose product MNVKTTQISPSRAIKSQRGNTTTEMAMMLLPFVILIMGVMEFGWYFLHQHTLQYATREGMRLALVGEVLNDENGNPQTRDASIRQVIHEKGEIGLMNIDPADDISIWKAGANDDEEGGLTFDELAPNAGNPADYMRIKVDYQHQFLTPLIGQFFSESEAITLRAEATYRNEDFTVEGV is encoded by the coding sequence ATGAACGTGAAGACAACGCAGATCTCACCCTCTCGTGCAATCAAAAGCCAGCGCGGCAACACAACGACTGAAATGGCGATGATGTTGCTCCCATTTGTCATTTTGATAATGGGGGTCATGGAATTCGGCTGGTATTTTCTTCATCAACATACGCTCCAATATGCCACCCGAGAAGGCATGCGTTTGGCATTAGTTGGGGAAGTTTTAAATGATGAAAATGGAAATCCTCAAACTCGAGATGCTTCTATCAGACAGGTCATCCATGAAAAGGGTGAAATTGGGTTAATGAATATTGACCCAGCTGATGACATTTCTATTTGGAAGGCTGGCGCAAACGATGACGAAGAAGGTGGCTTGACATTTGATGAACTCGCCCCAAATGCCGGTAATCCAGCAGATTACATGAGAATCAAGGTTGACTATCAACATCAATTTTTGACACCGCTTATCGGCCAATTTTTCTCAGAATCAGAAGCAATTACTCTGAGAGCTGAAGCGACTTATCGTAACGAAGATTTCACAGTGGAGGGGGTATAA
- a CDS encoding TadE/TadG family type IV pilus assembly protein gives MANHIVRNQKGMAAVEFSVLVSIALLIIFVIVDFGTLIQAQAVVTNITREGGSLASRDLKNGSDLLDLMAESSAPLNFTQNPELYKIYLAKADAGENASNPDPTCTVQELGSLDAIAGNGVDSPANSPTCDLPQNLYDLLKYDDSVEVQAAPISQFTIVKVYYVHQPVTPLEEFFNASGHTVNNYDLYDELGQYGQDGESDGILITSKAVF, from the coding sequence ATGGCTAATCACATCGTTCGAAATCAAAAAGGAATGGCGGCAGTTGAGTTTTCCGTGTTGGTCAGCATTGCCCTCCTCATTATCTTTGTAATCGTGGACTTTGGCACGCTGATACAGGCTCAAGCGGTTGTGACCAATATTACGAGAGAAGGGGGCAGTTTAGCGTCTCGTGACCTAAAAAATGGTTCAGACCTTTTGGACCTCATGGCGGAATCAAGCGCCCCACTTAATTTTACGCAAAATCCAGAATTGTACAAAATATATCTTGCCAAGGCCGACGCTGGCGAAAATGCCAGTAACCCAGACCCAACATGCACGGTGCAAGAACTTGGATCATTAGATGCGATTGCAGGCAATGGCGTCGATTCTCCTGCAAATAGTCCAACCTGCGATTTGCCGCAAAATTTGTACGATCTTTTAAAGTATGACGATAGCGTGGAAGTACAAGCGGCCCCGATTTCCCAGTTTACTATTGTCAAAGTTTATTATGTACATCAACCTGTCACCCCCTTGGAAGAATTTTTTAATGCTTCAGGGCATACCGTGAATAATTATGATCTCTACGATGAGCTGGGCCAATACGGCCAAGATGGTGAGTCGGATGGGATTTTGATTACGAGCAAGGCGGTGTTTTGA
- a CDS encoding TadE/TadG family type IV pilus assembly protein gives MKPIKHSLDLDNLENRDVVRGSKRQSSKLHVSNSRGIFALVTALSVVSLFAFVALGIEVGRWYVVRAELSKSVDAAALLGAKNYSNPFLVTEDLMAAVGQANFSPGLLGTEGNPQITGTKGAEGKVFVEGSTNVLNKITQVVEMQDHIAKGTYEKTYITSSGVAQQREVEIMLVLDESGSMSSAMSNLKTAAKSFVDFFEHTDDTDQMGLITFASGVVVERALGPNFYDDMTTAIDNMSASGGTNTEDALDQADGPSGFTDQTGIPGDERVQQFLVFFSDGNPTAFRGDFTRNGTDYDAVGYAANWDIKLMNPNSQFSYLNVKQYETGDGKTTGSTVCQSGSPLAGYSNTKWHVLDDPTYGVSGYSDFLEVYYSDLLGTTDPEKCSLNWNKGRDYVEAITKQMAIDHAQEVKDKGIKIYTVGLGSVDQDFLSQIASGPGFEYFAPTSADLKNLFQKIATNIRLRLVQ, from the coding sequence ATGAAACCAATTAAACATTCTTTAGATTTAGATAACTTAGAAAACAGAGATGTAGTTCGCGGTTCGAAACGCCAAAGTAGCAAGCTTCATGTGTCGAATTCGCGAGGAATTTTTGCCCTTGTCACAGCCTTGTCGGTAGTGAGTTTGTTTGCCTTTGTGGCGTTGGGCATTGAGGTAGGTCGATGGTATGTGGTGAGAGCCGAATTATCAAAATCCGTGGATGCCGCAGCCCTGTTGGGTGCAAAAAATTATTCAAATCCCTTTCTTGTGACCGAAGATCTCATGGCCGCAGTAGGGCAAGCGAATTTCAGCCCAGGGCTATTGGGTACGGAGGGCAATCCCCAAATTACAGGGACCAAAGGAGCTGAAGGCAAAGTATTTGTCGAGGGCAGCACGAACGTTTTAAATAAAATCACGCAGGTGGTCGAAATGCAAGACCATATTGCCAAGGGGACCTATGAAAAAACATATATCACGTCATCAGGGGTAGCCCAACAACGGGAAGTAGAAATCATGCTTGTGCTCGATGAATCTGGGTCAATGAGTAGTGCCATGAGTAATTTAAAGACCGCAGCCAAGAGTTTCGTTGATTTTTTTGAGCATACTGATGACACTGACCAGATGGGTCTTATTACATTTGCTTCAGGCGTGGTGGTTGAACGTGCCCTTGGGCCAAATTTTTATGATGATATGACCACGGCCATTGATAATATGTCTGCTAGTGGTGGTACCAATACGGAAGATGCGTTGGATCAGGCCGATGGTCCCTCAGGGTTCACGGATCAAACCGGGATTCCAGGTGACGAAAGAGTCCAACAATTTCTGGTGTTTTTCTCAGATGGTAATCCGACGGCCTTCCGTGGAGATTTTACTCGAAATGGCACTGACTATGATGCCGTGGGGTATGCGGCTAATTGGGATATCAAATTAATGAATCCTAATTCCCAGTTTTCGTATCTCAATGTGAAGCAATATGAAACGGGTGATGGAAAAACCACGGGTTCTACAGTTTGTCAATCAGGGAGCCCGCTTGCTGGATATTCAAACACCAAGTGGCATGTCTTGGATGATCCCACCTATGGGGTGAGCGGATATAGTGACTTTTTAGAAGTCTACTATTCTGACTTATTAGGAACCACCGATCCTGAAAAGTGTAGCCTTAATTGGAATAAGGGAAGGGACTATGTCGAAGCTATTACGAAGCAAATGGCTATTGACCATGCCCAGGAGGTTAAAGACAAAGGCATTAAAATCTATACCGTTGGGCTAGGTAGTGTGGATCAGGACTTCCTATCTCAAATCGCGAGCGGGCCAGGGTTTGAATATTTTGCACCAACCTCTGCCGACTTGAAAAATTTGTTCCAAAAAATTGCCACGAATATCAGGCTGCGCCTAGTTCAGTAA
- a CDS encoding Flp family type IVb pilin — MVQILKFLTDEEGATALEYGLLAALIAAAIVASVTNLGQVILNAFNFITAAMQAAVGGGS, encoded by the coding sequence ATGGTACAGATTCTAAAATTTTTGACCGATGAAGAAGGAGCGACAGCATTAGAGTATGGACTTTTGGCAGCCTTGATTGCTGCGGCCATTGTGGCCTCAGTGACAAATCTCGGACAAGTCATCCTTAATGCATTTAATTTTATTACGGCTGCCATGCAAGCGGCTGTTGGTGGTGGGAGTTAA
- a CDS encoding A24 family peptidase, whose amino-acid sequence MENIWLTLFVIMVVVGAAVTDFRKQKIPNILTFPSMVVGIAGHSLVHGWQGLGFSLSGLGLGLILLLGFYAMGGMAAGDVKLMAAVGSFLGPLNIFLVFLMTAILGGFYSLGMMIHVLGFRGMLEHVGGMFKTLFLTGRIKLAFAGNAESEVKLRYGLVIALGTLTFQFWFWIGIG is encoded by the coding sequence ATGGAAAATATCTGGTTAACTCTATTTGTCATCATGGTGGTTGTCGGGGCTGCCGTGACGGATTTCCGAAAGCAAAAAATTCCAAATATCTTAACGTTCCCTAGTATGGTCGTGGGTATTGCTGGTCACAGCCTTGTTCATGGATGGCAAGGCCTAGGCTTTAGTCTTAGTGGGCTAGGATTAGGACTTATTCTTCTTCTAGGATTCTATGCGATGGGGGGGATGGCAGCAGGTGATGTAAAGTTGATGGCCGCTGTCGGTTCATTTTTAGGCCCTCTAAATATATTTCTAGTTTTCCTCATGACGGCAATTCTCGGAGGGTTTTATTCTCTTGGCATGATGATTCATGTTTTAGGTTTTCGTGGGATGTTGGAACATGTGGGGGGAATGTTCAAAACTTTGTTCCTGACAGGAAGAATTAAGCTGGCGTTTGCAGGAAATGCCGAATCCGAAGTCAAGTTGCGTTATGGACTTGTTATTGCTCTGGGAACGTTAACTTTTCAATTTTGGTTTTGGATTGGTATTGGTTGA
- the cpaB gene encoding Flp pilus assembly protein CpaB: protein MVRNRSLLFFGLAILLAFGTSIMAYNWFQNQTPAPQVKKIVKFEGTPIVVASADLPWGTPLTKEMVRVVNYPAEHLPEGRFENIDMLPGRVVLTHLKRNEPILESKLAPLDIKNGGVGGVLHPGMRAMAVRVNEVVGVSGFLKPGDRVDIMVTLQNRGKREKITKTVLENTLILAAGTQMERKGPGEKPRAVKVITFEVSLEEAEKLALASTEGKLRLALRSPINTEPELTKGATTQNLLSSYRAASRAPVAKRRAISRDKVELIKGTNRKYLSF, encoded by the coding sequence ATGGTTCGAAATCGTTCTCTTCTCTTTTTTGGATTGGCGATTCTTTTGGCCTTTGGAACTTCTATCATGGCCTATAATTGGTTTCAAAACCAAACCCCAGCCCCCCAAGTTAAAAAAATCGTAAAATTTGAGGGAACCCCTATTGTCGTGGCCAGTGCGGACCTTCCGTGGGGTACCCCCTTGACCAAAGAAATGGTTCGAGTTGTGAATTATCCAGCTGAGCATTTGCCAGAGGGAAGATTTGAGAACATTGATATGTTGCCTGGACGGGTAGTGCTCACCCATCTCAAACGGAATGAGCCGATACTGGAATCCAAACTTGCCCCGTTGGATATTAAGAATGGGGGTGTTGGTGGTGTTTTGCATCCTGGGATGCGGGCCATGGCAGTTCGGGTGAATGAAGTTGTGGGTGTCTCAGGATTTTTAAAGCCAGGAGATCGTGTCGATATTATGGTCACTCTCCAAAATCGTGGAAAGAGGGAAAAGATTACCAAAACGGTCTTAGAAAATACCTTGATTTTGGCTGCTGGAACACAAATGGAGCGGAAGGGACCAGGGGAAAAACCAAGGGCAGTGAAAGTTATCACCTTTGAAGTGTCTTTGGAGGAAGCTGAAAAATTAGCGTTAGCTTCCACGGAAGGAAAATTGCGTTTAGCTCTTCGCAGTCCAATTAATACAGAACCCGAGCTGACCAAAGGTGCAACTACACAAAACTTACTGTCCTCTTATCGAGCGGCAAGCCGGGCACCAGTGGCAAAACGGCGAGCCATCTCCCGTGACAAAGTCGAATTGATTAAAGGCACGAACCGAAAATATTTAAGTTTTTGA
- a CDS encoding type II and III secretion system protein family protein — protein MSNKFSVFNSSLIQPISCRISKLAVVFVVTLSLIFGTPIQALSDGLTRDIIQTPNPQTLSVVVGKSTVLQSPLPLKRASLANPEIADTLVLSPTQLYLNGKTIGSTNLTLWGRDGNVFAVYDVVVQPNITRLKTQIHELFPEENSIEVRASQAHITLSGSASGPEVITQVVGLANTYAPEKVMNFMQVQGVQQVMLEVKVAEMAKGVLKRLGVNILNVSNRTETIGLLDDLTSFSRDDQTGALTQLLGTSVDLAVGFDLGSDVLLVALAALKQHNLTKILAEPTLVSLSGQEASFLAGGEFPVPVPQSFGVTTIKFKEFGVSLKFNPTVLGDGNITLKIAPEVSELDFSNGVNFEGFTIPALLTRKVETIIELKDGQSFAIAGLLQDNIREAIAKYPVLGDIPILGALFRSTSFRKNETELIIIVTPRLVKPLDMKKQSLPTDAYLEPNDFELMLMGYMEGVRRNPGQNSGGVSQEISKTKQSNRKTLSVSSPTEPPSALVPMAGGFEGQFGHLAP, from the coding sequence ATGAGCAATAAATTTTCTGTTTTTAATAGTTCTCTAATACAACCAATTTCTTGTCGGATATCTAAGCTGGCGGTTGTTTTTGTCGTAACGCTTTCCCTGATTTTTGGTACCCCAATTCAGGCTTTATCTGATGGGCTGACACGAGACATCATTCAAACTCCCAATCCTCAAACCTTGTCAGTAGTTGTCGGGAAATCAACCGTTCTCCAAAGCCCTTTGCCCTTAAAACGAGCGTCACTCGCTAATCCGGAAATTGCCGATACATTGGTACTTTCCCCCACCCAATTATATCTCAATGGAAAAACCATTGGATCGACAAATCTCACATTGTGGGGCCGTGATGGAAATGTGTTCGCGGTGTATGATGTTGTGGTTCAGCCAAATATTACGCGCCTGAAAACCCAGATCCATGAATTGTTTCCGGAAGAAAATTCAATAGAGGTACGTGCCTCCCAAGCACATATTACCCTTTCAGGATCTGCTTCAGGTCCGGAGGTGATTACCCAAGTTGTCGGGTTAGCCAACACTTATGCACCTGAAAAAGTGATGAACTTTATGCAGGTTCAAGGAGTGCAGCAAGTCATGTTGGAGGTGAAAGTCGCAGAAATGGCGAAAGGGGTGTTGAAGCGTTTGGGGGTAAACATACTAAATGTTTCAAATCGTACCGAGACCATTGGGTTGCTTGATGATCTTACTTCATTTTCAAGGGATGACCAAACAGGGGCCTTAACGCAGTTGCTCGGAACGAGTGTCGATTTGGCCGTAGGATTTGATCTTGGAAGCGATGTCTTGCTGGTGGCTCTTGCCGCCTTGAAACAGCACAATCTCACAAAAATTTTGGCGGAACCAACACTGGTCTCTCTGAGTGGGCAAGAAGCCAGTTTTCTTGCGGGTGGGGAATTCCCTGTTCCCGTACCCCAATCATTTGGAGTGACCACCATCAAATTTAAGGAATTTGGAGTAAGCTTGAAATTTAATCCAACAGTTTTGGGTGATGGAAATATTACATTGAAAATTGCTCCTGAAGTATCGGAACTAGATTTTTCAAATGGTGTAAATTTTGAAGGATTCACCATTCCGGCATTACTCACGAGAAAAGTCGAAACAATCATTGAATTAAAGGATGGTCAGAGTTTTGCAATCGCGGGTCTTCTACAGGACAACATTCGCGAAGCCATTGCAAAGTACCCAGTCTTAGGTGACATCCCTATTTTGGGGGCCCTATTCCGGAGCACCAGCTTCCGAAAAAATGAGACCGAGTTGATTATCATTGTAACTCCTCGTTTAGTGAAGCCATTGGATATGAAAAAACAAAGTCTTCCCACGGATGCCTATTTGGAGCCGAATGATTTTGAACTCATGCTCATGGGATACATGGAGGGGGTACGACGAAATCCTGGTCAGAATTCAGGAGGAGTATCACAGGAAATATCTAAGACAAAACAGTCAAATCGAAAAACGCTTTCTGTTTCTTCACCCACAGAGCCCCCTTCAGCACTAGTTCCGATGGCTGGTGGGTTCGAGGGGCAGTTTGGGCATTTGGCACCCTAA